The Eublepharis macularius isolate TG4126 chromosome 12, MPM_Emac_v1.0, whole genome shotgun sequence genomic sequence gttctggcTATGGTCCTTGATGTTATTGGTTGTTAtatagtggccgtttccacacagcttaccttgtttcGGAAAACAGCAAAAACTCGCATGAAAttgtgcgagaagacactgttatggCCAGCGTTATCCCAAAAGCCACTGAGTCAAACATTTGGCTGAACAGAGACTGGATCTTCATTGTAAAGGTATAGCGTTTGAGATCCTTAATCACAATGTTCATACTTTCAACTGGTGACCGTTTGAGCCAATACTAACATTCAGCTTTTCTTAGCAAAGCCCAGTCTTTGCAGCGCCTTGGCCATCGCCTCATGGACATCTTTGTTCCGCAGGGTGTAAATGATCGGGTTTAGAAGAGGGGTGACCACAACGTAAAACACTGCAATTTGCTTGTCGGTATCAGGCGATCGTCCTGACTCGGGTATAAGATAGGTGAAGGTGGTTCCACCAAGGAACATGATGACCACTGCTAAATGGGAGCCGCATGTAGAGAAGGCCTTGCGCAGTCCAGTGGCTGAACGCATTTGGAACATGGAAAGCAAAATCAGCACATAGGAGATCAAGATAACGGAAATGGGTATGAAGATGACCATTGCCGCAAACACAAAAATTATGAATTCTGTGGTGTGGGTATCATCACATGCTAGTTTCAACACCATTGGTATCTCACAGATAAAGTGGTTGACACAGCAGGGATTGCAGAAGTGGTGGCTAAAGGTGATGCTGACACATACGACAGCAACACAAAAGCCACCTACCCAACATGTTGAAGCAAGTTGTAACTGGTGCCATCTTCTCATGACAGTGGCATAGATCAGGGGACGGCAGATGGCTAAGAAACGATCATAGGCCATGACACTCAACAAAAATGCTTCAGCGGTGGCCATTGCCAAAGCTACATACATCTGTAATGCACAACGGATTAAGGACAATTCTGCATGACCCATGAGAAGATGAGCCAGCATCTGGGGTATGGTGCAGTTGACATAACAAATCTCCAGGCTCGAGAGGTGggtgaggaagaaatacatgggtgtGTGGAGGTGAGAGTCTGTCTGTACGAGCACGATGATCCCTAGGTTCCCCACAAGGGTAAATGAGTAGACGAGGAGAATGACCACAAAGAGGAAAATCTGTGTCTCATGGTCACTGGAGAGTCCCACCAAGACAAATTCATTAGTGAAAGTGAGGTTGTCACCTCCCATTCAGAGCTCCTCCTGCAGAGAGATGTAAAGGAATGTTGAGAAACTGTCATTTTTAGTACTTAACACTTTTTTAATGGATTTCAGCATTCCTATTACATCGGAGGCACCAATTGTTGCAGAAATATTGAATAAATCCTCTGAGAAGAGCCCATGGGTGTGCCCTCTTCCTTTCAGCCAGGAAGGTGTGTTACTAGCAGGCAACCAATCAACAGTCATTCTAAGCCATTAGCATAACAAAGGAATAGCCAGCTTCCAAAATTACATGAAAGAAGAAAAACTGGTTTCTCCATCAGTCATAGATTTTTTAGAAACCTCCAAATGTATGATGAGACCAAAATTCCCATTCTCTAATACATCTAAGGGAGCAACTGTGGGAGAAGAATCAGATGGAACAATGACGTAGCAACATTTGCAGATGAGAAACACTTTAGTGGCTAGAAAATCCCTAGCAGACTGCAAAATCAGCTATGCTATGCCATGCTATACAAATACTATGGAAACATCAAGACTTgagtattgtaatgcactatacagaTGCCTCTCATCCAAATTAATTAGAAGACTCCAATTCAAGCAAAACACTGCAGCGCGACTGtgatcaggagtgagcaggagcatgaatgtcACCTCCATTCTGCGgtccctccattggctacctatcagctattgtgctcagttcaaagtattggttatcacatacaaagctcttcatggccatgGCATGGCATACCTACAGGGCtgcctcccttcctatgttcctccacaacagctttgctcatctggacaggtctcctgcaggtgcccacTCTGCACGTGGGTGAAattaacagcagcctgtacatgggctttctctgtggtgacccctaccctgtggaatggcctgcctgagaaagaagagcccctactctcctggctttccataagcgatgcaaaaccaaactattcaaaaaggctttttactcaaatgggaaggcTGCATTGTatggatggggtctcaggtgcttcactaacaagttggggatcatagacttcatcaccatttttgcctcatatattatctgctgctttaaatatgtactcctatgtacaaccatcgctccatgctgtctaatgttactcctagaattgattatgttttgcttcagtatctctcctagctttctgcaaacaatgcaaaaccaaattgttcaaaaaggcttttgtattgtagggaggggctctcagatgctttgctaatgagttaaggaccatagacttcaccactatgttgccttacatactatctgttgtcttaaatatgtactcctatgcgctacttgtgcttcatgtggtctaatgtcagccctagaattgctcatgttctgtttcagtatttcttcaactctgtattggattcttactaatgctatgtctttgtaaaattgtgattatttaccctatggcattgtttatggaaatagccttgaaattgactgtactggacTCACacgttgtaatccgccttgagtctcattgagaaaggcagactttaaatgacataaataaaataaataaaaataaaagtacttTCTTTTAAACCAAATGTTTCCAAACTTTGAAACTCCACTTGAAACATCCTGAATCCTTGAGCACTTGTCTCATAATGTGCAATGATTGCCTGATTATCCGGAGTCATCAGCATACAGAGAGAACAACCAGCTGTCAGAGTGACAGATGATAATAAAAGCTACTGTTAAACCCAACTCTCAGAACTGGTGCAAATAGTGACATTTATCTATTTTTTTGGACAAAGTTCCTGCTTCAGTCAAAAAACAACAACTTCATCCTTCGATTTACAAGAGAATTCATTAAAGTTTGTGTTGAACCTACAAAAATGGAAAATTGTTCTGCATCCCTACCGAGAATGCCTGATTCGGTATCTGAGGTCTCTAAGAGATCTTGGCACAGAACACCCTCAGGTACCCTCCCAGCACTTAGCAATCTGAAGCATTTTGTCAAGTATGCTTGTCTGCATAAATGCCATGTACATGATATGTGTTGTTTAGGTATCCTCTGAGACTATGGAGTGTTCCGA encodes the following:
- the LOC129339639 gene encoding olfactory receptor 2D3-like; translation: MGGDNLTFTNEFVLVGLSSDHETQIFLFVVILLVYSFTLVGNLGIIVLVQTDSHLHTPMYFFLTHLSSLEICYVNCTIPQMLAHLLMGHAELSLIRCALQMYVALAMATAEAFLLSVMAYDRFLAICRPLIYATVMRRWHQLQLASTCWVGGFCVAVVCVSITFSHHFCNPCCVNHFICEIPMVLKLACDDTHTTEFIIFVFAAMVIFIPISVILISYVLILLSMFQMRSATGLRKAFSTCGSHLAVVIMFLGGTTFTYLIPESGRSPDTDKQIAVFYVVVTPLLNPIIYTLRNKDVHEAMAKALQRLGFAKKS